Proteins encoded together in one Qingshengfaniella alkalisoli window:
- the rnr gene encoding ribonuclease R, whose amino-acid sequence MSRIPTRDEVLAWIADHPTQTSKRDIAKAFGIKGAARIDLKRLLREMEAEGHLEKRKKTYRDPDHLPRVSVLQMLAPTEDGDLFAKPLEWHGDGPEPRVLFLPRRSDPAMGEGDRILARLTHVHEDDHTYEARLIRRIGTNPRRLLGVFRKGAEGGRIVPIDKGADREWRVAEGATHGAKDGELVEAEQAGPRARMGLPSARIVTRLGDPSAPRAVSLIAIHQHGIPDAFPDKVIAEADAQKPAPMGKRLDLRDLPLVTIDPADARDHDDAVYAQPDDDPDNEGGHVVWVAIADVAHYVTPGSALDREARKRGNSTYFPDRVVPMLPDRLSGDLCSLHEGVPRACIALRMVLDRDGNKIGHKFHRAMMRSAASLTYEQAQAAIDGQAEGKAETLLPDVIRPLYAAYDAARTARERRQPLDLDLPERRIILNDDGKVVSVAFRDRFDAHRLIEEFMVLANVCAAETLAQKRRPLLYRVHEEPSPEKLDALREVAKASGLTLAKGQVLETKHLNRLLEQADGTDEAELINMSTLRSMTQAYYSPENFGHFGLALRQYAHFTSPIRRYADLVIHRALISAHGWGEDGMTPEDEERLDETAKHISETERRSMTAERDTTDRYLAAYLSERVGNEMAGRISGVTRFGLFVKLDDSGADGLVPIRSLGNEFFHYDAEAQSLMGSDTGVEIGIGQRVTVKLTEAVPVTGGIGLELLELDGKAMPQGPRTGHRRSRGKTGPRKAARAKTKAAKTKRKVERKRRQG is encoded by the coding sequence ATGAGCAGAATCCCGACACGGGACGAGGTCCTTGCATGGATCGCGGACCATCCCACCCAGACCTCCAAACGCGACATCGCCAAGGCCTTCGGCATCAAGGGCGCGGCGCGGATCGACCTGAAACGCCTCCTGCGCGAAATGGAGGCCGAAGGACATCTGGAAAAACGCAAGAAGACCTATCGCGACCCCGATCATCTGCCACGTGTCTCGGTGCTTCAAATGCTCGCGCCTACCGAGGATGGCGATCTCTTCGCCAAGCCCCTCGAATGGCATGGCGACGGCCCCGAACCCCGTGTGCTGTTCCTGCCTCGACGGTCCGATCCGGCGATGGGCGAAGGCGACCGCATTCTCGCGCGCCTGACGCATGTGCATGAAGACGACCACACCTATGAAGCCCGCCTGATCCGCCGCATCGGCACCAATCCAAGGCGGTTGCTCGGCGTGTTCCGCAAGGGGGCGGAAGGTGGTCGGATCGTGCCCATCGACAAGGGCGCGGACCGCGAATGGCGCGTGGCCGAAGGCGCGACGCACGGCGCAAAGGACGGCGAACTGGTCGAAGCCGAACAGGCCGGCCCCCGCGCGCGCATGGGTTTGCCGTCCGCGCGTATCGTCACACGTCTGGGCGATCCGTCTGCACCCCGAGCCGTCTCGCTCATCGCCATCCACCAGCACGGCATCCCGGATGCCTTCCCCGACAAGGTGATCGCCGAGGCCGACGCGCAGAAACCCGCGCCGATGGGAAAGCGGCTGGACCTGCGCGATCTGCCGCTGGTGACCATCGACCCGGCCGATGCGCGCGACCATGACGACGCGGTCTATGCGCAGCCGGATGATGATCCCGACAATGAAGGCGGGCATGTCGTCTGGGTGGCGATTGCCGATGTCGCGCATTACGTCACGCCCGGCTCCGCGCTGGACCGCGAGGCGCGCAAGCGCGGCAACTCGACCTATTTCCCGGACCGCGTCGTTCCGATGCTGCCCGACCGTCTTTCGGGCGATCTGTGCTCGCTGCACGAAGGCGTCCCGCGCGCCTGCATCGCGCTGCGCATGGTACTGGACCGTGACGGTAACAAGATCGGCCACAAGTTCCACCGTGCGATGATGCGCTCCGCCGCCTCACTGACCTATGAACAGGCGCAAGCCGCCATCGACGGACAGGCCGAGGGCAAGGCCGAAACCCTGCTGCCCGATGTGATCCGCCCGCTTTACGCGGCATATGACGCGGCCAGAACCGCACGAGAGCGCCGCCAGCCGCTGGATCTGGACTTGCCCGAACGCCGCATCATCCTCAACGATGACGGCAAGGTCGTGTCGGTAGCCTTCCGCGACCGCTTCGACGCGCACCGGCTGATCGAGGAATTCATGGTGCTGGCCAATGTCTGCGCGGCAGAAACGCTCGCGCAGAAGCGCCGCCCGCTGCTGTACCGCGTGCATGAAGAACCCTCGCCCGAAAAGTTGGACGCGCTGCGCGAGGTCGCAAAGGCATCGGGCCTGACGCTGGCCAAGGGGCAGGTGCTGGAAACGAAGCACCTGAACCGGCTGCTGGAACAGGCCGACGGAACGGACGAAGCCGAACTCATCAACATGTCCACGCTGCGGTCCATGACACAGGCCTATTACAGCCCGGAAAACTTCGGGCATTTCGGGCTGGCATTGCGTCAATACGCGCATTTCACATCGCCCATTCGGCGCTATGCGGACCTGGTCATCCACCGTGCGCTGATCTCGGCCCATGGCTGGGGCGAGGATGGCATGACGCCCGAGGATGAAGAGCGCCTGGACGAAACGGCCAAGCATATCTCGGAAACGGAACGCCGGTCGATGACCGCCGAGCGCGACACGACGGACCGCTACCTCGCGGCCTATCTATCCGAACGCGTCGGCAATGAAATGGCGGGGCGGATCTCCGGCGTCACGCGGTTCGGGTTGTTCGTGAAACTCGACGATTCCGGCGCTGACGGGCTGGTCCCGATCCGGTCACTGGGAAATGAATTCTTCCACTACGACGCAGAGGCCCAATCCCTGATGGGATCGGATACCGGCGTGGAAATCGGGATCGGCCAGCGCGTCACCGTCAAACTGACCGAAGCGGTGCCCGTCACCGGCGGGATCGGGCTGGAATTGCTGGAACTCGATGGCAAAGCCATGCCGCAGGGGCCACGCACCGGTCACCGCCGCAGCCGCGGGAAAACCGGGCCGCGCAAAGCTGCACGCGCAAAAACCAAGGCTGCCAAGACAAAGCGAAAAGTGGAACGCAAGCGGCGCCAAGGATAA
- the dapE gene encoding succinyl-diaminopimelate desuccinylase, with protein MIDPVELTARLIQCPSVTPEEGGALTLLETILAEADFTCTRADREGISNLFARWGAKGHARTFGFNGHTDVVPVGDPAAWTVAPFSAEIHDGAMFGRGATDMKSGVAAFAAAAIDFVRDTPPDGAIILAITGDEEGDAVHGTRALLDWMDAQGEAMSVCLVGEPTCPDTMGEMIKIGRRGSMTAWITATGVQGHSAYPHRAKNPVPAMARLIDRLSSHALDDGTDHFQPSTLAATGFDTGNTANNVIPAQCRSMVNIRFNDAHSSAALSDWLCAEAARVTEETGVGFDMDIKVSGESFLTPPGSFSDLVVRAVEAETGVTPELSTSGGTSDARFIKDHCPVVECGLVGKTMHQVDEQVPVEQITQLKAIYARILKGYFA; from the coding sequence GTGATCGACCCCGTCGAACTGACCGCACGTCTCATCCAGTGCCCTTCCGTGACACCTGAAGAAGGCGGCGCGCTGACCCTTCTTGAAACCATACTCGCCGAAGCGGATTTCACCTGCACCCGTGCCGACCGCGAAGGCATATCCAACCTGTTCGCCCGCTGGGGCGCCAAGGGCCACGCAAGGACATTCGGCTTCAACGGTCACACGGATGTCGTGCCTGTGGGCGATCCTGCCGCGTGGACAGTCGCTCCCTTCAGCGCAGAAATCCACGATGGCGCGATGTTCGGGCGCGGCGCAACCGACATGAAATCCGGCGTCGCCGCCTTTGCCGCCGCCGCGATCGACTTCGTGCGGGACACGCCGCCTGATGGTGCAATCATTCTTGCGATCACCGGCGATGAAGAAGGCGACGCGGTCCATGGCACCCGCGCCCTGCTCGACTGGATGGACGCGCAGGGCGAAGCCATGTCCGTCTGCCTTGTCGGCGAACCCACCTGCCCCGACACGATGGGAGAGATGATCAAGATCGGGCGGCGCGGCTCCATGACGGCATGGATCACCGCCACGGGTGTGCAGGGCCATTCCGCCTATCCCCACCGCGCGAAGAACCCCGTCCCGGCCATGGCACGGCTGATCGACAGGTTGTCCAGCCATGCACTTGACGACGGAACGGACCATTTCCAGCCCTCGACCCTCGCCGCCACGGGCTTCGACACGGGCAACACCGCCAACAACGTCATTCCCGCGCAATGCCGCTCCATGGTGAATATCCGCTTCAACGACGCGCACAGCTCCGCCGCACTGTCCGACTGGCTGTGCGCCGAGGCCGCCAGGGTCACGGAAGAAACCGGCGTCGGCTTCGATATGGACATCAAGGTGTCCGGCGAAAGCTTCCTGACACCCCCCGGCTCGTTCTCCGATCTGGTCGTCCGCGCGGTCGAGGCGGAAACCGGCGTCACCCCCGAACTCTCCACCTCGGGCGGCACGTCGGATGCACGCTTCATCAAGGATCACTGTCCCGTCGTCGAATGCGGGCTGGTCGGCAAAACCATGCATCAGGTTGACGAACAGGTGCCGGTCGAACAGATCACCCAGCTCAAGGCGATCTATGCGCGCATCCTGAAGGGTTATTTCGCCTGA
- a CDS encoding MBL fold metallo-hydrolase, which yields MGGVSDGLRSRLLERRDFLVGSAAIAAISPFVPRVVWGHGPKTHREMIGDVELTVISDGHLTIPSNVLAPQAPRDEFEATMMERFGQVPETVRAETNHAILRVGNDLILVDNGSGKDFQPNAGKLLEHLQINGIDPADVTKLVFTHAHPDHVWGTLGANGGLNFPNADYYVAGAEFDFWMDPDTMTALPADFHPFVIGARRDLTAIEDRMIRVKDGDMIGDGISAISTPGHTPGHISVLVDHGEGLIIGGDVVGNDHVHFAHPEWAFGFDAIPEQGIDTRKRLLDRLATDRHRLLGYHFTYPGTGYVERAGTGYRLVAG from the coding sequence ATGGGCGGCGTGAGTGACGGACTGAGGAGCAGGCTGCTGGAGCGACGGGACTTTCTGGTGGGCAGCGCCGCGATAGCGGCAATTTCACCTTTCGTGCCGCGCGTGGTTTGGGGGCATGGGCCGAAAACACATCGGGAAATGATTGGCGATGTCGAGTTGACGGTCATCAGCGATGGCCATCTGACGATTCCGTCGAATGTGCTGGCTCCGCAAGCGCCTCGCGATGAGTTCGAGGCGACCATGATGGAGCGTTTCGGACAGGTGCCGGAAACGGTTCGGGCAGAAACCAACCATGCGATCCTTCGGGTGGGCAATGATCTGATCCTGGTCGACAACGGGTCGGGCAAGGATTTTCAGCCCAACGCGGGCAAGCTGTTGGAGCATCTTCAGATCAACGGTATCGACCCTGCGGATGTCACCAAGCTGGTGTTCACGCATGCCCATCCTGATCACGTTTGGGGGACTTTGGGCGCAAATGGCGGGCTGAACTTCCCGAATGCGGACTATTATGTCGCCGGGGCGGAGTTTGATTTCTGGATGGACCCGGACACCATGACCGCGCTACCTGCGGACTTTCATCCTTTCGTCATCGGCGCACGGCGCGATCTGACGGCGATCGAGGACAGGATGATCCGAGTTAAGGATGGCGACATGATAGGGGACGGGATCAGCGCGATCAGCACGCCCGGACACACGCCGGGGCATATCTCGGTTTTGGTGGATCATGGCGAGGGGCTGATCATCGGCGGTGATGTCGTCGGAAATGACCATGTCCATTTCGCGCACCCCGAATGGGCCTTCGGTTTTGACGCGATACCGGAGCAGGGTATCGACACCCGCAAGCGTCTGCTCGACCGGTTGGCGACGGACCGGCATCGGTTGCTGGGGTATCATTTCACCTATCCGGGGACCGGCTATGTTGAACGGGCCGGGACAGGTTATCGGCTGGTTGCCGGATGA
- a CDS encoding GlsB/YeaQ/YmgE family stress response membrane protein produces the protein MGLGIIGSIIVGGLAGWIASNIMNANTGIFLNIILGIIGAVVLNAILQLLGIYAASAWIPQLIVGLIGACLLIWVWRMVKG, from the coding sequence ATGGGACTCGGAATTATCGGCTCTATCATCGTCGGCGGTCTTGCTGGCTGGATCGCCAGTAATATCATGAATGCCAATACCGGAATCTTTCTCAACATCATTCTTGGTATTATCGGCGCCGTCGTGCTGAACGCGATCCTCCAACTGCTGGGCATTTACGCCGCCAGCGCTTGGATTCCACAACTTATTGTCGGCCTGATCGGTGCTTGCCTGCTGATCTGGGTCTGGCGAATGGTGAAGGGCTAA
- a CDS encoding branched-chain amino acid aminotransferase has translation MAGGYEDRDGTIWMDGKLVPWRDANVHLLTHALHYASSVFEGERCYNGTIFESVKHSERLKKSGQLLDMDIPWTIEEIEQAKYDMLKANGWDNAYVRAIAWRGAGDDMGVAANRNPVRLAVAGWEWGNYYGDAKTKGARLDISKWKRPSPETIPCQAKAAGLYMICTMSKHAAEAKGCSDAMMFDYRGYVAEATGANIFFVKDGEVHTPKPDCFLNGITRQTVIGMLEDRQIKVNERHIEPSELEGFEQCWLTGTAAEVTPVGRIGDYNFEVGTMTREIADAYETLVRS, from the coding sequence ATGGCAGGCGGATATGAAGATCGTGACGGCACAATCTGGATGGACGGCAAGCTGGTGCCCTGGCGCGACGCAAACGTGCATCTGTTGACGCACGCCCTGCATTACGCGTCGTCCGTTTTCGAGGGGGAACGCTGTTACAACGGCACCATCTTCGAATCCGTCAAGCATTCCGAACGCCTTAAGAAGTCCGGCCAACTTCTGGACATGGATATCCCCTGGACAATCGAGGAAATCGAACAGGCGAAATACGACATGCTCAAGGCGAATGGCTGGGACAACGCCTATGTTCGCGCCATCGCCTGGCGTGGCGCGGGTGACGATATGGGTGTCGCCGCCAACCGCAACCCCGTCCGTCTGGCCGTGGCAGGCTGGGAATGGGGCAACTACTACGGCGACGCCAAGACCAAGGGGGCCAGGCTCGACATATCCAAATGGAAACGCCCCTCTCCCGAAACCATCCCATGCCAAGCCAAGGCCGCGGGCCTGTACATGATCTGCACGATGTCCAAACACGCCGCCGAAGCCAAGGGCTGCTCCGACGCGATGATGTTCGACTATCGCGGCTATGTGGCCGAGGCGACCGGCGCGAACATCTTCTTCGTCAAGGACGGCGAGGTTCACACGCCGAAACCCGACTGCTTCCTGAACGGCATTACACGCCAAACCGTGATCGGGATGCTGGAAGACCGCCAAATCAAGGTCAACGAACGGCATATTGAGCCATCCGAGCTGGAAGGCTTCGAGCAATGCTGGCTGACCGGCACCGCCGCCGAGGTCACTCCTGTGGGCCGGATCGGCGACTACAATTTCGAGGTCGGGACAATGACCCGTGAAATCGCCGACGCCTACGAAACGCTGGTCAGAAGCTGA
- a CDS encoding MarR family winged helix-turn-helix transcriptional regulator encodes MAESHMGSGQRGESLLFLTDEQLRKGIELMFFAYKGFTSDPDRILEDYGYGRAHHRAIHFIHRAPGTTVNNLLSILGVTKQSLNRVLRTLIEDGMIESRVGTRDKRERHLYLTEKGSILETKLSEAQQQRMRSAFRAAGPEAVSGFRQVLEEMMDPEMRRHFRSTGD; translated from the coding sequence ATGGCTGAAAGTCACATGGGATCGGGGCAACGTGGCGAGTCGTTGCTGTTTTTGACCGACGAACAGCTTCGCAAGGGAATCGAGCTGATGTTCTTCGCTTATAAAGGCTTCACATCCGACCCTGACCGTATCCTGGAGGACTATGGCTATGGTCGGGCGCATCACCGGGCGATCCATTTCATCCACCGCGCGCCGGGGACGACGGTAAACAATCTGTTGTCGATCCTTGGGGTGACGAAACAATCGTTGAACCGTGTCCTGCGGACGCTGATCGAAGACGGGATGATCGAAAGCCGCGTCGGCACGCGCGACAAGCGAGAGAGACATTTGTATCTGACGGAAAAGGGTTCAATACTGGAAACCAAACTGTCGGAAGCGCAGCAGCAAAGGATGCGCTCCGCGTTCCGGGCGGCGGGACCGGAAGCGGTCAGCGGGTTCCGGCAGGTGCTTGAGGAAATGATGGATCCCGAGATGCGCCGGCATTTTCGGTCCACGGGGGATTGA
- a CDS encoding response regulator translates to MSEPSAAHLLIVDDDERIRSLLQKFLMRQGFLVSAARDAAHARRLLGGLEFDLIVLDVMMPGEDGMSLTRSLREDITTPILLLTARGETSDRIEGLEAGADDYLPKPFEPKELLLRINAILRRIPARVDSSGLAKVLHLGPVRYDVERGELWEGEELIRLTATESQLMKLFSAQPGEPISRTRLVEDLGRDRGQAQERAVDVQITRLRRKIEADPKQPRYLQTVRGAGYMLIAD, encoded by the coding sequence ATGAGCGAACCGAGCGCTGCACATCTTCTGATCGTGGATGACGACGAACGCATCCGCAGCCTGTTGCAGAAGTTCCTGATGCGACAAGGCTTCCTGGTCAGCGCGGCAAGGGATGCCGCCCATGCACGGCGGCTTCTTGGCGGGTTGGAGTTCGACCTGATCGTTCTCGACGTCATGATGCCGGGTGAAGACGGCATGAGCCTGACGCGATCCCTGCGCGAAGATATCACCACGCCCATCCTGTTGCTGACCGCGCGGGGTGAGACTTCGGACAGGATCGAGGGGTTGGAGGCTGGGGCTGATGACTACCTGCCCAAACCGTTCGAGCCCAAGGAATTGCTGCTGCGGATCAATGCGATCCTGCGCCGAATTCCCGCACGTGTCGATAGTTCGGGGCTAGCGAAAGTGCTGCACCTGGGCCCTGTGCGTTACGATGTGGAGCGGGGCGAGCTTTGGGAAGGCGAGGAACTGATCCGCCTGACGGCCACCGAAAGCCAGTTGATGAAGTTGTTTTCCGCCCAGCCTGGAGAGCCGATCAGCCGTACGCGTCTGGTGGAGGATCTGGGTCGTGACCGGGGACAGGCGCAGGAACGCGCGGTGGATGTCCAGATTACCCGTCTGCGCCGCAAGATCGAGGCCGACCCTAAACAGCCGCGCTATCTGCAGACGGTGCGTGGCGCCGGATACATGCTGATTGCCGACTGA
- a CDS encoding TIGR03862 family flavoprotein gives MWSSSGTEALVIGAGPAGLMAADILSARGKRVTLVDAKPSPARKFLMAGKSGLNLTRDEPHDKFVARFSDAAGWLKPMIDEFGPDAVQSWARSLGQEVFAGSTGKVFPLTMKASPLLRAWLARLGEQRVELRTRWRWQGWEGDRAVFDTPKGKRCVASDVTVLATGGASWARLGSDGAWVEPLRLNGVPLAPFAPSNVGVVVPWSDHMRTHFGSPVKNVALIAGDMVYRGEFVVSERGFEGGGIYDVSPAVREGSDVIIDLLPDIPFEKVADRLSVPRGKLSRSNFLRRKLGLDPVKIALLHEFGGRHLDGEDLVQAIKRLPMKHCGLGHLDEAISVAGGVTREAVDGRLMLIERPGVYCCGEMLDWDAPTGGYLLTACLATGRWAGLAAADRLDMLRD, from the coding sequence ATGTGGTCCAGTAGCGGGACCGAAGCCCTTGTCATAGGCGCGGGGCCGGCCGGATTGATGGCGGCCGATATCCTGTCGGCGCGGGGTAAGCGCGTGACCCTGGTAGACGCCAAACCATCGCCTGCACGCAAGTTTCTGATGGCAGGCAAAAGCGGCCTGAATCTGACGCGGGATGAGCCGCACGACAAATTCGTGGCGCGCTTCAGCGATGCGGCGGGCTGGCTCAAACCGATGATCGACGAATTCGGTCCGGACGCGGTGCAGAGCTGGGCACGCTCGCTTGGGCAGGAAGTATTCGCTGGTTCGACCGGCAAGGTGTTCCCGTTGACTATGAAAGCCTCTCCCTTGCTGAGGGCTTGGCTGGCGCGCTTGGGCGAGCAGCGTGTCGAGTTGCGAACGCGCTGGCGGTGGCAGGGCTGGGAAGGCGACCGGGCTGTTTTCGATACGCCGAAAGGCAAGCGGTGCGTGGCATCTGATGTCACGGTGCTGGCCACCGGCGGCGCAAGCTGGGCGCGACTTGGTTCTGACGGAGCATGGGTTGAACCGCTTCGGCTGAATGGCGTGCCGCTTGCGCCATTCGCACCCAGCAATGTGGGGGTCGTTGTCCCGTGGTCCGATCACATGCGCACCCATTTTGGGTCACCCGTCAAGAATGTGGCGTTGATTGCCGGGGATATGGTCTATCGCGGCGAGTTTGTCGTATCCGAGCGGGGCTTCGAGGGGGGCGGGATTTACGATGTCAGCCCGGCGGTTCGTGAAGGCAGTGATGTCATCATTGATCTGCTGCCGGATATTCCATTCGAGAAGGTCGCCGACCGCTTGTCTGTCCCGCGTGGCAAGCTGTCCAGGTCGAACTTCCTGCGGCGAAAGCTTGGGCTTGATCCGGTGAAGATCGCGCTGCTGCATGAATTCGGCGGTCGACACCTCGACGGCGAAGACCTGGTTCAAGCGATCAAACGTTTGCCGATGAAGCACTGCGGCTTGGGGCACCTGGATGAGGCGATTTCCGTTGCAGGTGGTGTCACGCGCGAAGCTGTGGATGGCCGGTTGATGCTGATCGAACGGCCCGGCGTGTATTGCTGCGGCGAGATGCTGGATTGGGATGCACCAACAGGGGGCTATTTGCTGACTGCCTGCCTTGCCACGGGGCGCTGGGCGGGCCTTGCCGCAGCTGATCGGTTGGATATGCTGCGCGATTGA
- a CDS encoding histone deacetylase family protein: MTTALYSHPDCLTHETPSGHPEQVARLQVVLDRLEGPPFDRLTRLEAPVAAEDALLRCHLQSYLDLISASIPASGSMALDGDTHVSAGSLAAARRAAGACVAAVDLVLRDGADNAFAAVRPPGHHAERETAMGFCLFGSLAIAAKHALDHHGLDRVAIVDFDVHHGNGTQDLLWEDDRILFVSMHQSPLYPGTGTRDETGAYGQIINLPMAPGTAGDGFMAVFEDYVAPAVDAFEPEFLLVSAGFDAHRADPLAQMDLETDDFVQITERLCDLADAHCGGRLVSTLEGGYDLDALADSVAAHVAVLIARGEATKQGQGQ; this comes from the coding sequence ATGACGACTGCACTCTATTCGCATCCGGATTGCCTGACACATGAAACACCTTCGGGGCATCCCGAACAGGTGGCGCGGCTTCAGGTTGTTCTGGACCGGCTGGAAGGGCCGCCCTTTGACCGGCTGACGAGGTTGGAGGCACCGGTGGCTGCCGAGGATGCGTTGCTGCGCTGTCATCTGCAATCTTATCTGGACCTGATTTCTGCATCCATACCGGCATCGGGGAGCATGGCGCTGGACGGGGACACGCATGTCAGCGCGGGGTCGCTGGCTGCGGCGCGGCGTGCAGCAGGGGCCTGTGTTGCTGCAGTCGACCTGGTGTTGCGCGACGGGGCGGACAATGCATTTGCGGCAGTGCGCCCGCCCGGTCATCATGCGGAACGGGAAACGGCGATGGGATTTTGCCTGTTCGGCAGTCTCGCCATCGCTGCAAAGCATGCGCTGGATCATCATGGCCTGGACCGCGTCGCCATCGTGGATTTCGACGTGCATCACGGCAATGGTACGCAAGACCTGCTTTGGGAAGACGACCGCATACTGTTTGTGTCGATGCACCAAAGCCCGCTATATCCCGGCACCGGAACACGGGATGAAACGGGCGCGTATGGCCAGATCATCAATCTACCGATGGCGCCGGGTACCGCAGGAGACGGTTTCATGGCGGTGTTCGAGGATTACGTCGCACCTGCCGTGGATGCGTTTGAACCGGAATTTCTGCTGGTGTCAGCGGGCTTCGACGCGCACCGTGCCGACCCCTTGGCGCAAATGGACTTGGAAACGGATGATTTTGTGCAGATCACGGAACGGCTTTGTGATCTCGCCGATGCGCATTGCGGCGGCAGACTGGTCTCGACCTTGGAGGGCGGATATGATCTTGACGCCTTGGCGGACAGCGTGGCGGCCCATGTGGCGGTGCTGATCGCGCGAGGGGAAGCGACAAAGCAAGGACAAGGGCAATGA
- a CDS encoding exodeoxyribonuclease VII small subunit, translating into MTDTPIEQMTFEQAMKELETVVGQLESGDVELDKSIALYERGAKLKAHCEAKLKAAEEKVAAITLDENGQPKGTAPVEGL; encoded by the coding sequence ATGACCGACACGCCGATTGAACAGATGACATTCGAGCAAGCCATGAAAGAACTGGAAACCGTCGTGGGCCAGCTTGAAAGCGGCGATGTCGAACTGGACAAGTCCATTGCGCTCTACGAGCGCGGTGCGAAGCTGAAGGCGCATTGCGAAGCCAAGCTGAAAGCGGCGGAAGAAAAGGTCGCGGCGATCACGCTGGATGAAAACGGCCAGCCCAAGGGGACGGCGCCGGTCGAAGGTCTCTGA
- a CDS encoding polyprenyl synthetase family protein has product MAQFAGTPVGDAMVYATQGGKGLRGFLVIESARLHGVEPESSVKAAAAIEALHAYSLIHDDLPSMDNDDLRRGRPTVHVKWDEATAVLAGDALQTLAFELLAQMDVDPAVSIDLVGSLARAAGAGGMVLGQAQDIAAETADSPLALDQIVALQQNKTGALIRWSAEAGARLARCDVAPMTRYADALGLAFQIADDILDVEGDAEKAGKRLQKDAGAGKATFVGLLGLDGAKSRAEALVQDAEAALDPYGDAALVLKQAARFVISREY; this is encoded by the coding sequence ATGGCGCAGTTTGCCGGCACGCCTGTGGGCGACGCGATGGTCTATGCGACGCAGGGCGGCAAGGGGTTGCGGGGCTTTCTGGTGATCGAATCCGCGCGCCTGCATGGGGTGGAGCCCGAGTCATCGGTCAAGGCTGCGGCGGCTATTGAAGCGTTGCATGCCTATTCCCTGATCCATGACGACCTGCCCAGCATGGACAATGATGACCTGCGGCGCGGACGGCCCACTGTTCACGTCAAATGGGACGAGGCGACGGCGGTTCTGGCGGGCGATGCGCTTCAGACGCTGGCGTTCGAGCTTTTGGCGCAGATGGATGTGGATCCCGCCGTAAGTATTGATCTTGTCGGATCGCTCGCGCGTGCAGCTGGCGCTGGTGGCATGGTGTTGGGACAGGCGCAGGACATCGCGGCGGAAACGGCGGATAGCCCGCTGGCGCTGGACCAGATCGTCGCGCTGCAACAGAACAAGACCGGGGCCCTGATTCGCTGGTCGGCAGAGGCTGGTGCAAGGCTGGCGCGTTGTGACGTAGCGCCCATGACGCGGTATGCAGATGCGCTGGGCTTGGCGTTTCAGATCGCAGATGACATTCTGGACGTCGAAGGCGACGCCGAAAAGGCAGGGAAGCGGCTTCAGAAAGACGCGGGTGCGGGCAAGGCGACCTTTGTCGGATTGCTGGGCCTTGATGGAGCCAAATCGCGCGCCGAAGCGTTGGTGCAGGACGCCGAAGCCGCGCTTGATCCTTACGGCGACGCCGCGCTTGTCTTGAAGCAGGCCGCGCGCTTCGTTATCTCGCGCGAATACTGA